The Pirellulales bacterium DNA window GCACCGCCGCCGGCGACAATCCCCACGACCTCGGCACGGAGCTGGTTGACAACCAGGTGCAAACCTGCGCGGCGCAAAGTGACGCCCCCAATCCCTCGGTTCAACCGCCGGTGCCGCCGCCCGCTATCACAGATCAGCAAACCCGTCCGGCTCCTGCCACACTTCCAGCAAGCCCCGGTTGCGCCCAAGCCAATTCTACGTGCGCGCAAAGTAATCTCTCCTGTGCGCAAACCAACCCCACCTGTTCGCAAACCTGCGCCGCGTGCAGTTCCAGCGGCTCGGGTAATGGCTGCAACAATTGCTGCGGCTGCCAGCCCTGGTGGGTGCATGTCGATTATTTGGCGCTCTGGATCCAAGGCAATCATTTACCGCCGCTCGTCACGACCAGCCCCGACGGCACTGGGCGAAGCGAGGCGGGAGTGTTGCCTGGTGCGACCATTCTGTACGGCAATAATTATGTGGATATCGGCGCCCGCAACGGCGGCCGGGTCACGCTGGGCTTTTGGTTCGATGACGAGAACATCAACGGCCTTGAAGCCAGCTGGCTGACCGTGGGCCAGCCCACCGGCGCCGCGAACTTTTTCGCCAACTCTTCCGGCTCGCCAATTTTAGCGCGCCCCTTTACCAGCGACGGCGTACCAAACTCGCAACTGGCCGCGTATCCCACGGTGGTCATCGGGCAGCCCCACACGCCGGGCACCCTCGGTGTCACGTCGACCAGTTCCATGGATTTCGCAGAAATCGCCTTCAGCCACGTCTTCGAGCGCGACAACGGAGCACAACTCGGCTGGATCGCGGGCTATCGGCATTTGGAATTTCGCGAGAACTTGTCGATTCTCGAGAACATCATCTCCATCGACCCGGCGAACGTCAATTTTGTCCCCGGCACCGCACTGAATGTGGTCGATCAATTCCAAACTGACAACGATTTTGAAGGGGCCCAGCTTGGCACACAGTTCTCTTGGAACCGCAACCGTTGGACGCTGGATGGCAGCACCCGCCTCGGATTCGGCAATGTGCACGAGAAGGTAAATATCAATGGCATGACCACGATTACCGATCCATCGGGAGATGTCACCCAAGGCCCAGGCCTGCTCGCGCAACCCAGCAACGACGGCACGTACAGCCGCAACGTATTTGCATTTTTGCCGGAATTGGAGCTGAATTTGCGCTATCGACTGACCGATCAAATCGATCTGTCCGTGGGCTACACGTTTTTATTGATCACCCGCGTGGCCCGCGTCGGCGATCAAATCGACACCAACGTCAGCTCCACCGATTTGCCCACCGCCAATCCGACGACGGGCATCGGCGCCGGGCCAACCGAAGTGTTGCGCGACACTTCCATGTGGGCCCAAGGCATTTCCGGCGGCATCGAGCTGCGGTTTTGATGGCCGCCTGCTTTTTGAATTGTTCAACAAAGCTGGATGATGCGCATCAGGCTGCACGCGCTAACTTCCGCCTGATCACAGCCGGCAGAAGGTTCTTCATCGAACGCTGCAACAGTCGCCGCCGACGCATTCTTTTCAACAGAACGCGGCTGGAAAACGGCGCAAAGTTTTCAGCCTCGCCGCTCTTCACCAGGGCCAGATATTCCCGCCGGGCTCTCAGCGGAATCGGATAACCATCGTCAAAGTTCGCAAATCCATAAGCGCATTGTTGCAAAGCTTCGTAACCGTTTTCCAATAGCTCGCGCGCGTAGGTGTCCGAAATTTCCGACCAATGGGCAACTGTTCGTGAATCGAAAAATCGCGAATGGCGGCTGACTCGGTCTTTGTCGTCGATCCGCCAACCAGAGTAATGGAAAAACAAAAGTGGCGAACCGTTGAACAGCAGCGTCCCATCGAAATGCTTTTCAAAAGTGCCCTCGTGAAGATTCCAATAGGCCACGTTCGCCCCGGGGTGAACGCAGGTCGCACAATTTTTGAAAAAGTGCGGCACAAGATTCAGCCATAGCTGATCGACCGTGATTTTCCACTGTTTGTGGTAGCAGTCGTGGATTAGGTGCTTTTTCCACCAAGCGACGAACTCTCGCGCCTCTTCCGAACGGCGCAGCCCGAGAAATCCTCCGTTGTAAATTCCCCACTGCAAAAGCTTTGCTTCGGCAGGGTAATTCAGATCGGAAAAAGAATCTGGAACCGGATGCGTCGCATGGGGTCGCAACAAAATCGACGCCCCCTGCAGATCCGCAAATACCGGATCAAGCGGCTGGAAAGCGCGAATGTCGCTGTCGAAATAAATCCATTCGTCGGCGTCGGTTTGGCTCAGTATGTATTCGTGCAGAAATGGCTTCAGCGCGTTGCACAGCTCGAAGGCCGTGTAGTAAAAGCACATCCGCTCGATGGTCTGGAAATCGCCCAGCGCGGCCAACTCGATCAGTTCGAAAGGCTCGTCCGGTTTCAGCAGGCGTTCATCTTTTTTGTCGGCCAGCAGAAAGAAGACCCGCGCCCCGGGATGATGACGGCGCAGCGAGCGCGCCAAAACTCGCACCTGCGGGAGATAGCTGTTCGTGGCAACCGTGCAAAATGTCCGCAGTTTTGTCATCGTGCGCAGTGGGCTGGGGGACAGAAGATCGCCATCCACATTGCTGGCAGGCGGATTATAGCGTCGCCAAAAAAACGCTCAAAGATCGAAAGGGACCCTTGGCGAGCCAATTTCAATGTTGCTTTGCGCCCATGAATCGCGAAAAAGTCATTTCGCTGCGGCCGCAGCCATGGTAACCGTGGCCGCCGGCAAATCGGCGGACGTTGCAGTCAAAGTGATTTCCCCCTTAGGCGCCGTCGATCGCACAATCGCCGCGCACAAACCATGAAACGGCCGGCACTCGACGGTCTGGAACGGCGCGGTGCTGGTAGGATCGCCTGCATCTACCGCAACCACTGCGCCCGGACCAGAAATACCGAATTTGATCGGCTCCGTCGCGTCAGGCACGGGCGTGCCGTTTTCATCGACCACGGTCGCCCCAACAAACGCTACATCGTCCCAATCGTCAGCCAATTCTTTCCGATCGGTCTCTAAAGCAATTTTGGCCGGTTTGCCGGCGGTGCGCAGCTCGTGCGTGGCCACCACCTTGCCGTCATTGCTGGCGATGGCCCGCAGCGTGCCGGGCTCAAACGGCACCTTCCATTCCCGCGGCGAGGCATTGTCCGCCGGACGTGGCTTCACGCCAAGCGATTTATCGTTCAGCAGCAATTCCACCGTGTCGCAATTGCTGAAAGCTTCCACTGTCTGCACGTTTTCGCCATGTTCGTCGGCGGCCACGTGTGGGCTCCAATCGGAGTAAAAGCGCGGCAAGCGCTCCGCATTGTTCGGCCTGTCTGCAGTGCGTTGCGGCGGTTCGCGCCGCACTAGGTGCACCATCGGCACGTCGCTCCACCAGCTTTGCCGCTGATAACCAATGCCGTTGGGCGTGCCAATCCGGTCGAACAGGCCCCAGTTGTATCCAATTTTGGGCCAGGCCTTCGATTCGCCCAAATAATCGAACCCAGTCCATAAAAACTGTCCGGAATACGCCGGGTTATCACGCAGATAAATCCATTCGCCCATGTCGTGATGATTTTCCGTGCCGATAATTTTGGTCTGCGGATTCGCCTGGTGGTACGCCACCAGTTCGTTCTCGCGGTAATTCTGCCCCACCACGTCCATCAGTTCCGCAAAACCGCCTTTGACGTAAACGCCGTGCTGGTTGGGCTGCAGCACCGCCACGGTCACCGGCCGCGTGGGATCAAGCTGGTGCATTACATCGCGTATGGGCACAAAAACCCTGGAACCTTTATCGTTATTGGCATTGATGTCGCCAATTTCGTTGCCGGCACTGTAGATGACGATGCAGGGATGATCGCGATCGCGCAGCAGGGTATCGGTCGTATCAGTTTTCCACCAATCGTTGAAGTATAGATGGTAATCGAACTTGTTTTTGCCCGCCGTCCAGCAATCGAACATTTCGTCCATCACCAAGAAACCCATCCGGTCGCACAAATCCAAAAATTCCGGCGCCGGCGGATTGTGCGACGTGCGAATGGCATTCACGCCAATTTGCTTCAGCGCTTCCAGCCGCCGCTGCCACACCGACAACGGCACGGCCGCCCCCAAGGCGCCGCCGTCGTGATGCAGACACACGCCCAGCAGCTTCATGTTTTTTCCGTTCAGCGAAAAGCCCGTCGCCGCATCGAATTTGGCCTCGCGAATGCCGAAAAGCGCCGTCGAACTGTCGATTGGCGTCTCGCGGTTGTCTGTGGCAAACAATTTGGCCACGGCGGAATACAAATTCGGATGATCCAAGTCCCAGAGTTGCGGCTTGGGAACGGTGAGATCTTGGTCGAATTCCGCCGTTTCCCCCGGAGAGATTTTCTTCACCGGATAATTAATTTCTCCCGCCATCTTCGGACCTGCCGGTTTTCCCTCCGGATCAAGCAAGTTGGTTTCGACGACGAATTCGCCCGGCCTGTCTGATTGATTGGTCACCGTACTGTGTACGTGAATGGTCGCCTCGTCGGCGCTGATCTTTGGCGTCGTCACATATTGCGGCCACAAATCCAAATGCACCGGGTTAACCGTTTCCAAATGCACGTGCCGGTAAATGCCCGCTCCGGCATACCACCGCGAGGCGGGCTGCTGCGAATTATCGCACCGCACCGCCAGCACGTTGGGCTTGTCGCCGAAGTTGAGATGATCGGTCAGGTCGTAGCGGAAGCTGACGTAGCCAAAGGGCCGCTTGCCCAACGAGTGGCCGTTGATCCACACCTCGCTGTTGGCCATGACACCGTCGAACTCGATGAATACGCGGTGGCCCTTATCCGCAGCCGGTAGCGTAAAGTGCTTGCGATACCAGCCCACGCCGGCCGGCAAAAATGCGCCGGCGCCGCCGGTGGGATTATCTTTATCGAACGGGCCTTCAATACTCCAATCGTGCGGCACGTCCAGCTTGCGCCAATTGGCGTCGTCAAAATCGGGTGCTTCGGCCCCCTTGGCGTCCCCTTTGTAAAATCGCCAGTCGGCATCGAACAAATCGACTTCGCGCCAGCCCTTGTGATCGGCTGCGTTCTCCGCCGCGCGTGCGACGGTGTAGCCGCAAATGACAGCCGAGGCCCAGCCGGCCGCTAACAGAACGAAACCAGCATGTCGCTGAAAGCGATGCATAGAACTTCCCCCAAGGTGAAGACACGGCACAGCCTGATTATCTTTTGCTTCGCAACGATTTGCAATCGTCAAACCCAATCGAGGCTGGGCGGCTCCGCCTTCACATTTCAAAATTTACCAGCTAGCGCCCCCTTTGCGCGTGCCGCAC harbors:
- a CDS encoding glycoside hydrolase family 2 TIM barrel-domain containing protein, which gives rise to MHRFQRHAGFVLLAAGWASAVICGYTVARAAENAADHKGWREVDLFDADWRFYKGDAKGAEAPDFDDANWRKLDVPHDWSIEGPFDKDNPTGGAGAFLPAGVGWYRKHFTLPAADKGHRVFIEFDGVMANSEVWINGHSLGKRPFGYVSFRYDLTDHLNFGDKPNVLAVRCDNSQQPASRWYAGAGIYRHVHLETVNPVHLDLWPQYVTTPKISADEATIHVHSTVTNQSDRPGEFVVETNLLDPEGKPAGPKMAGEINYPVKKISPGETAEFDQDLTVPKPQLWDLDHPNLYSAVAKLFATDNRETPIDSSTALFGIREAKFDAATGFSLNGKNMKLLGVCLHHDGGALGAAVPLSVWQRRLEALKQIGVNAIRTSHNPPAPEFLDLCDRMGFLVMDEMFDCWTAGKNKFDYHLYFNDWWKTDTTDTLLRDRDHPCIVIYSAGNEIGDINANNDKGSRVFVPIRDVMHQLDPTRPVTVAVLQPNQHGVYVKGGFAELMDVVGQNYRENELVAYHQANPQTKIIGTENHHDMGEWIYLRDNPAYSGQFLWTGFDYLGESKAWPKIGYNWGLFDRIGTPNGIGYQRQSWWSDVPMVHLVRREPPQRTADRPNNAERLPRFYSDWSPHVAADEHGENVQTVEAFSNCDTVELLLNDKSLGVKPRPADNASPREWKVPFEPGTLRAIASNDGKVVATHELRTAGKPAKIALETDRKELADDWDDVAFVGATVVDENGTPVPDATEPIKFGISGPGAVVAVDAGDPTSTAPFQTVECRPFHGLCAAIVRSTAPKGEITLTATSADLPAATVTMAAAAAK
- a CDS encoding BBP7 family outer membrane beta-barrel protein, with product MKSSFITLVVSCLLFPAATSALADVDYFAPTIDPNSFAPAALNGPLMVAKINADFAASTAAGDNPHDLGTELVDNQVQTCAAQSDAPNPSVQPPVPPPAITDQQTRPAPATLPASPGCAQANSTCAQSNLSCAQTNPTCSQTCAACSSSGSGNGCNNCCGCQPWWVHVDYLALWIQGNHLPPLVTTSPDGTGRSEAGVLPGATILYGNNYVDIGARNGGRVTLGFWFDDENINGLEASWLTVGQPTGAANFFANSSGSPILARPFTSDGVPNSQLAAYPTVVIGQPHTPGTLGVTSTSSMDFAEIAFSHVFERDNGAQLGWIAGYRHLEFRENLSILENIISIDPANVNFVPGTALNVVDQFQTDNDFEGAQLGTQFSWNRNRWTLDGSTRLGFGNVHEKVNINGMTTITDPSGDVTQGPGLLAQPSNDGTYSRNVFAFLPELELNLRYRLTDQIDLSVGYTFLLITRVARVGDQIDTNVSSTDLPTANPTTGIGAGPTEVLRDTSMWAQGISGGIELRF